The sequence below is a genomic window from Daphnia pulicaria isolate SC F1-1A chromosome 6, SC_F0-13Bv2, whole genome shotgun sequence.
ATCCTCCTCATCAGGCTCATCTCCGTCTAAAACAGGAATGGATTCGCCGCGTCGAAATTTTACCATAAGTGTATCGTTTTCTGGATTATTTTGATCAATCACTCCTCCGATGACTAAGTTGTGATCTTCTACTTCGAGCTTTCGTTTTCGGGAAGGTGACTCACCGACGTCAGTTTTACCTCCTATTAGATGAAAATTGAGTGAGTAGAATCACATTTTCCGCGATTATTTCGAATATTATATACACAATCTTTAAAACTATTATTACCTGCTGTGGCTTCACTCTTATCTTGTCTCTGTTCACTATAATCGTCTTCTGCCAGAGAAGGATCTTGCTCTTTATCTGTCTCCCCGCCATCTGAGTCTTGATCTGAGTCTTGAAGGATATCTTCAACTTCGCGGTCCATGTCAGCAATTTCGTCCACAGACAAAGACAACAGTGGGTTGACTGTTtcgcaaaactttttttgagtctacaaattaaaatgatttgattaaGAGTAGTAAAAATCAGTATGAATTATGTGAAATGTGAGGGGTACATTTGAACTGCGGGGCGTTGCTAACGTTTTTCCTTTGTCGCTTCTCTTTGGTTGACGGACAACCCGTTTTCCTGTGACGCGGTCGTAATATGGAACAGCAGCGGCAGCGTCCTGCTCATCTTTAACACTAGCGGCAATTGCTAACTGTATGGCAACATCCGGGCTGGTGCAGTGTGCTGGAGGCTTTCTCCGAACAATTGCAAATTCTGAGTTAAGAGGATAAAGGCGCTCGTCTACAATCTCCCATCTTTCAGCACATGTCCAGAGCCAATCAGGAGTTACAACACGGATGTGTTTATACTTTTTGGCTTCGATCAGCtattaatatatatttaaaaaaagttaactATTATGTCacaataataatttgtttttaattatttactttGGCGGTTCCTAATCTGGCAGCAATTATGTGAGTAGTTTCTTCAGACACCCGGGTCATTATATTCGCTCCAAGACTTTTAGCTACTAAATATGGCTTGCTTCTCTCTAATGGGGTGTTAGTGGGTACAACGCCGCTGAATACTACGTGAACTTCTTTGAGAGTTTTGCGACGGACATATGGTAGGACAATTTTCATATCTGGTACCGCTTTGGTTTCGTCTCCGTTTTCCTGATTGCCATCGTATAATTCATAGTAAGCACCATGTATGTTTCGCAAAATATCTTGCAAATGCAGAAGATAATCGTCCGTGTCACGGATATGGATttgtccattttctttttctgctgacgatttttcactttcactACTTAATTCTGTCTGTTTTGGTACATTTTCTTCGACAGTTTTTTCCAAAGGGGGTTCTTCGCTCTCTTTTGAGTTTTCTTTGGTTTTCTCCAAATTATTCTCAGTGGTGATGTCCTTCGTTTCTTTCATATCATCTGCCGTACCCATGGCACCGTCATCTTGTTTTGCTTCCACGTATTCGCATGGGGTTTCGGTAACTTCACCTCCAACTTGAGTTCCAGCACCAACATCTTCATCACTCAAAACTTTTTCAGGCGAttccttatctttttcttcactCTTAGACGTAGATCCATTCAACACCTCGGAGGAAGATCCCTCGGATGAATTTTCCGCCTTGTTTAATGATTTAAAGTCAAATCCTTCCttatcatctttttcttgttttgataGTCCTGGAGGAGCGTTTATGTCTCCCGTATGTTGGAAAAAATGGTATGGACGAACATGAATCAAATTTGGTGCAAAGTTCCATACATCTTCTCTGTCGTCTATAATGACAACCATTTT
It includes:
- the LOC124342389 gene encoding RNA polymerase II subunit A C-terminal domain phosphatase-like — protein: MAATQRESFFFPENFPVKIVKLKVKEGSNITLGQILFQFEPEESPLYEKESVDSQISNGPSKHVVRANSAGLLEKLHVNEGDVIKQGSLILEYSSCSHPTVMKEMCAECGADLRETDQRSQTAAVAMVHNIPELMVSMKEATKLGKKDEERLLKDRKLVLLVDLDQTLIHTTNDEIPANIEDVFHFQLHGPNSPWYHTRLRPFTKELLCSMSSLYELHICTFGSRTYAHMIANFLDEKGRYFSHRILSRDECFSAHSKTANLKALFPCGDKMVVIIDDREDVWNFAPNLIHVRPYHFFQHTGDINAPPGLSKQEKDDKEGFDFKSLNKAENSSEGSSSEVLNGSTSKSEEKDKESPEKVLSDEDVGAGTQVGGEVTETPCEYVEAKQDDGAMGTADDMKETKDITTENNLEKTKENSKESEEPPLEKTVEENVPKQTELSSESEKSSAEKENGQIHIRDTDDYLLHLQDILRNIHGAYYELYDGNQENGDETKAVPDMKIVLPYVRRKTLKEVHVVFSGVVPTNTPLERSKPYLVAKSLGANIMTRVSEETTHIIAARLGTAKLIEAKKYKHIRVVTPDWLWTCAERWEIVDERLYPLNSEFAIVRRKPPAHCTSPDVAIQLAIAASVKDEQDAAAAVPYYDRVTGKRVVRQPKRSDKGKTLATPRSSNTQKKFCETVNPLLSLSVDEIADMDREVEDILQDSDQDSDGGETDKEQDPSLAEDDYSEQRQDKSEATAGGKTDVGESPSRKRKLEVEDHNLVIGGVIDQNNPENDTLMVKFRRGESIPVLDGDEPDEEDSNEPEIDELESDEEAEDSELCLAGEALEREFLISEED